One window of the Panulirus ornatus isolate Po-2019 chromosome 47, ASM3632096v1, whole genome shotgun sequence genome contains the following:
- the LOC139763656 gene encoding uncharacterized protein isoform X1 gives MRNHATLVVFSCTALCLGLGPVHGAGREDGAGPPPQTSIFQQKLASVRVRSLVQETPGPRREDPRLRLPRQAPRTKVMIPPPQPEIRTVRLQATPPHLQPIDAAPGPIDAAPGPIDAAPGPIDAAPGPIDAAPGPIDAAPEPIEYPPEPIDAIPEPIDAAPGPIDYPPEPTDAVPEPIDAAPEPIDYPPEPIDAVPEPIDAAPEPIDAAPEPIDAAPEPIDAGSEPIDYPPEPIDYPPEPIDGGPKPEPSVNHKPVDQPASEPKPAEKPKRVDKPPVSKPKPATKPAIKPKPASKPKPADKPAHQPATKPKPADKPADHPVTKPKPANHPATKPKPADKSADHPATKPKPADHPATKPKPADHPATKPKPADKPAHQPATKPKPADKPADHPATKPKPADHPATKPKPADHPATKPKPADKPAEHPATKPKPADKPATKPKPADKPADHPARKPKPADKPADHPPAKPKPADHPATKPKPVDHPATKPKPIDHPATKPKPADKPADHPATKPKPADKPAEHPATKPKPADDPATKPKPADHPATKPKPADHPATKPKPADHPATKPKPADKPADDPATKAKPADHPATKPKPVDHPATKPKPADHPATKPKPADKPADHPATKAKPADKPADKPADHPATKAKPADHPATKPKPADKPADHPATKPKPADKPADHPATKAKPADKPADHPATKAKPADHPATKAKPADKPADHPATKAKPADKPADHPATKAKPADHPATKAKPADKPADHAAPEVREKSSPTSPAPRKPPQAMIASLTRGGPAPAKDEQEEAGAGGGAGGGGGGGGGAGGGGGAGAEAGMDRDQLLLQGIESPHHDRASLPETPSVGKLSPSSKVAVVSIVVIILALTATVLGVWYRKISLYNQRYGGHMLLTDNEEEFSVFNRLTPYSATSYDSWKDHTY, from the exons GTAGAGAAGATGGCGCTGGTCCTCCGCCACAGACGTCCATATTTCAACAGAAGCTCGCCTCAGTTCGAGTTCGATCCTTGGTCCAGGAAACCCCAGGTCCTCGAAGGGAGGACCCACGACTTCGACTTCCACGCCAAGCCCCAAGGACCAAGGTCATGATCCCACCTCCCCAACCAGAGATTCGAACCGTGAGGCTTCAAGCAACACCTCCCCACCTTCAGCCTATAGACGCGGCTCCTGGGCCTATAGACGCTGCTCCTGGGCCTATAGACGCGGCTCCTGGGCCTATAGACGCGGCTCCTGGACCTATAGACGCGGCTCCTGGACCTATAGACGCTGCTCCTGAACCTATAGAGTATCCTCCTGAGCCTATAGATGCTATTCCTGAGCCTATAGACGCGGCTCCTGGACCTATAGATTATCCTCCTGAGCCTACAGATGCTGTTCCTGAGCCTATAGACGCGGCTCCTGAGCCTATAGATTATCCTCCTGAGCCTATAGATGCTGTTCCTGAGCCTATAGACGCGGCTCCTGAGCCTATAGACGCGGCTCCTGAGCCTATAGATGCTGCTCCTGAGCCTATAGACGCTGGTTCTGAGCCTATAGATTATCCTCCTGAGCCTATAGATTATCCTCCTGAGCCTATAGACGGTGGTCCTAAACCAGAGCCTTCAGTAAACCATAAACCTGTCGACCAGCCAGCTTCAGAACCTAAACCAGCTGAAAAGCCGAAACGTGTTGACAAACCGCCAGTTTCAAAGCCTAAACCCGCTACAAAGCCAGCTATAAAACCTAAACCAGCTTCAAAACCTAAACCAGCTGATAAACCTGCTCACCAGCCAGCTACAAAACCTAAACCAGCTGATAAACCAGCTGACCATCCAGTTACAAAACCTAAACCAGCAAACCATCCAGCTACGAAACCTAAACCAGCTGATAAATCAGCTGACCATCCAGCTACAAAACCTAAACCAGCTGACCATCCAGCTACGAAACCTAAACCAGCTGACCATCCAGCTACAAAACCTAAACCAGCTGATAAACCTGCTCACCAGCCAGCTACAAAACCTAAACCAGCTGATAAACCAGCTGACCATCCAGCTACAAAACCTAAACCAGCTGACCATCCAGCTACGAAACCTAAACCAGCTGACCATCCAGCTACAAAACCTAAACCAGCTGATAAACCAGCTGAACATCCAGCTACGAAACCTAAACCAGCTGATAAACCAGCTACAAAACCTAAACCAGCTGATAAACCAGCTGACCATCCAGCTAGAAAACCTAAACCAGCTGATAAACCAGCTGACCATCCACCTGCGAAACCTAAACCAGCTGACCATCCAGCTACAAAACCTAAACCAGTTGACCATCCAGCTACGAAACCTAAACCAATTGACCATCCAGCTACGAAACCTAAACCAGCTGATAAACCAGCTGACCATCCGGCTACGAAACCTAAACCAGCTGATAAACCAGCTGAACATCCAGCTACAAAACCTAAACCAGCTGACGATCCAGCTACAAAACCTAAACCAGCTGACCATCCAGCTACAAAACCTAAACCAGCTGACCATCCAGCTACGAAACCTAAACCAGCTGACCATCCAGCTACGAAACCTAAACCAGCTGATAAACCAGCTGACGATCCAGCTACGAAAGCTAAACCAGCTGACCATCCAGCTACAAAACCTAAACCAGTTGACCATCCAGCTACGAAACCTAAACCAGCTGACCATCCAGCTACGAAACCTAAACCAGCTGATAAACCAGCTGACCATCCAGCTACAAAAGCTAAACCAGCTGATAAACCAGCTGATAAACCAGCTGACCATCCAGCAACAAAAGCTAAACCAGCTGACCATCCAGCTACGAAACCTAAACCAGCTGATAAACCAGCTGACCATCCAGCTACGAAACCTAAACCAGCTGATAAACCAGCTGACCATCCAGCTACAAAAGCTAAACCAGCTGATAAACCAGCTGACCATCCAGCTACAAAAGCTAAACCAGCTGACCATCCAGCTACGAAAGCTAAACCAGCTGATAAACCAGCTGACCATCCAGCTACAAAAGCTAAACCAGCTGATAAACCAGCTGACCATCCAGCTACAAAAGCTAAACCAGCTGACCATCCAGCTACGAAAGCTAAACCAGCTGATAAACCAGCTGACCATGCAGCCCCGGAGGTGAGGGAGAAGTCTagccccacctccccagcccccaGGAAACCTCCCCAGGCCATGATCGCCTCGCTCACCAGGGGTGGGCCAGCACCAGCCAAGGACgagcaggaggaagcaggagcaggaggaggagcaggaggaggaggaggaggaggaggaggagcaggaggaggaggaggagcaggagcagaagcaggaaTGGACAGGGATCAACTGTTGCTTCAAGGAATAGAGTCTCCCCACCATGACAGAGCCAg CCTGCCGGAGACGCCTTCAGTAGGAAAGCTGTCGCCCAGCTCCAAAGTGGCCGTGGTGTCCATTGTAGTCATCATATTGGCCCTCACTGCCACGGTCCTGGGCGTCTGGTACAGGAAAATAAG CCTGTACAACCAGCGGTATGGAGGCCACATGCTCCTCACAGACAACGAAGAGGAGTTCAGCGTCTTCAATCGTCTCACTCCTTACTCTGCAACGTCCTATGACTCCTGGAAAGACCATACCTACTGA
- the LOC139763656 gene encoding uncharacterized protein isoform X2, translated as MRNHATLVVFSCTALCLGLGPVHGAGREDGAGPPPQTSIFQQKLASVRVRSLVQETPGPRREDPRLRLPRQAPRTKVMIPPPQPEIRTVRLQATPPHLQPIDAAPGPIDAAPGPIDAAPGPIDAAPGPIDAAPGPIDAAPEPIEYPPEPIDAIPEPIDAAPGPIDYPPEPTDAVPEPIDAAPEPIDYPPEPIDAVPEPIDAAPEPIDAAPEPIDAAPEPIDAGSEPIDYPPEPIDYPPEPIDGGPKPEPSVNHKPVDQPASEPKPAEKPKRVDKPPVSKPKPATKPAIKPKPASKPKPADKPAHQPATKPKPADKPADHPVTKPKPANHPATKPKPADKSADHPATKPKPADHPATKPKPADHPATKPKPADKPAHQPATKPKPADKPADHPATKPKPADHPATKPKPADHPATKPKPADKPAEHPATKPKPADKPATKPKPADKPADHPARKPKPADKPADHPPAKPKPADHPATKPKPVDHPATKPKPIDHPATKPKPADKPADHPATKPKPADKPAEHPATKPKPADDPATKPKPADHPATKPKPADHPATKPKPADHPATKPKPADKPADDPATKAKPADHPATKPKPVDHPATKPKPADHPATKPKPADKPADHPATKAKPADKPADKPADHPATKAKPADHPATKPKPADKPADHPATKPKPADKPADHPATKAKPADKPADHPATKAKPADHPATKAKPADKPADHPATKAKPADKPADHPATKAKPADHPATKAKPADKPADHAAPEVREKSSPTSPAPRKPPQAMIASLTRGGPAPAKDEQEEAGAGGGAGGGGGGGGGAGGGGGAGAEAGMDRDQLLLQGIESPHHDRASLYNQRYGGHMLLTDNEEEFSVFNRLTPYSATSYDSWKDHTY; from the exons GTAGAGAAGATGGCGCTGGTCCTCCGCCACAGACGTCCATATTTCAACAGAAGCTCGCCTCAGTTCGAGTTCGATCCTTGGTCCAGGAAACCCCAGGTCCTCGAAGGGAGGACCCACGACTTCGACTTCCACGCCAAGCCCCAAGGACCAAGGTCATGATCCCACCTCCCCAACCAGAGATTCGAACCGTGAGGCTTCAAGCAACACCTCCCCACCTTCAGCCTATAGACGCGGCTCCTGGGCCTATAGACGCTGCTCCTGGGCCTATAGACGCGGCTCCTGGGCCTATAGACGCGGCTCCTGGACCTATAGACGCGGCTCCTGGACCTATAGACGCTGCTCCTGAACCTATAGAGTATCCTCCTGAGCCTATAGATGCTATTCCTGAGCCTATAGACGCGGCTCCTGGACCTATAGATTATCCTCCTGAGCCTACAGATGCTGTTCCTGAGCCTATAGACGCGGCTCCTGAGCCTATAGATTATCCTCCTGAGCCTATAGATGCTGTTCCTGAGCCTATAGACGCGGCTCCTGAGCCTATAGACGCGGCTCCTGAGCCTATAGATGCTGCTCCTGAGCCTATAGACGCTGGTTCTGAGCCTATAGATTATCCTCCTGAGCCTATAGATTATCCTCCTGAGCCTATAGACGGTGGTCCTAAACCAGAGCCTTCAGTAAACCATAAACCTGTCGACCAGCCAGCTTCAGAACCTAAACCAGCTGAAAAGCCGAAACGTGTTGACAAACCGCCAGTTTCAAAGCCTAAACCCGCTACAAAGCCAGCTATAAAACCTAAACCAGCTTCAAAACCTAAACCAGCTGATAAACCTGCTCACCAGCCAGCTACAAAACCTAAACCAGCTGATAAACCAGCTGACCATCCAGTTACAAAACCTAAACCAGCAAACCATCCAGCTACGAAACCTAAACCAGCTGATAAATCAGCTGACCATCCAGCTACAAAACCTAAACCAGCTGACCATCCAGCTACGAAACCTAAACCAGCTGACCATCCAGCTACAAAACCTAAACCAGCTGATAAACCTGCTCACCAGCCAGCTACAAAACCTAAACCAGCTGATAAACCAGCTGACCATCCAGCTACAAAACCTAAACCAGCTGACCATCCAGCTACGAAACCTAAACCAGCTGACCATCCAGCTACAAAACCTAAACCAGCTGATAAACCAGCTGAACATCCAGCTACGAAACCTAAACCAGCTGATAAACCAGCTACAAAACCTAAACCAGCTGATAAACCAGCTGACCATCCAGCTAGAAAACCTAAACCAGCTGATAAACCAGCTGACCATCCACCTGCGAAACCTAAACCAGCTGACCATCCAGCTACAAAACCTAAACCAGTTGACCATCCAGCTACGAAACCTAAACCAATTGACCATCCAGCTACGAAACCTAAACCAGCTGATAAACCAGCTGACCATCCGGCTACGAAACCTAAACCAGCTGATAAACCAGCTGAACATCCAGCTACAAAACCTAAACCAGCTGACGATCCAGCTACAAAACCTAAACCAGCTGACCATCCAGCTACAAAACCTAAACCAGCTGACCATCCAGCTACGAAACCTAAACCAGCTGACCATCCAGCTACGAAACCTAAACCAGCTGATAAACCAGCTGACGATCCAGCTACGAAAGCTAAACCAGCTGACCATCCAGCTACAAAACCTAAACCAGTTGACCATCCAGCTACGAAACCTAAACCAGCTGACCATCCAGCTACGAAACCTAAACCAGCTGATAAACCAGCTGACCATCCAGCTACAAAAGCTAAACCAGCTGATAAACCAGCTGATAAACCAGCTGACCATCCAGCAACAAAAGCTAAACCAGCTGACCATCCAGCTACGAAACCTAAACCAGCTGATAAACCAGCTGACCATCCAGCTACGAAACCTAAACCAGCTGATAAACCAGCTGACCATCCAGCTACAAAAGCTAAACCAGCTGATAAACCAGCTGACCATCCAGCTACAAAAGCTAAACCAGCTGACCATCCAGCTACGAAAGCTAAACCAGCTGATAAACCAGCTGACCATCCAGCTACAAAAGCTAAACCAGCTGATAAACCAGCTGACCATCCAGCTACAAAAGCTAAACCAGCTGACCATCCAGCTACGAAAGCTAAACCAGCTGATAAACCAGCTGACCATGCAGCCCCGGAGGTGAGGGAGAAGTCTagccccacctccccagcccccaGGAAACCTCCCCAGGCCATGATCGCCTCGCTCACCAGGGGTGGGCCAGCACCAGCCAAGGACgagcaggaggaagcaggagcaggaggaggagcaggaggaggaggaggaggaggaggaggagcaggaggaggaggaggagcaggagcagaagcaggaaTGGACAGGGATCAACTGTTGCTTCAAGGAATAGAGTCTCCCCACCATGACAGAGCCAg CCTGTACAACCAGCGGTATGGAGGCCACATGCTCCTCACAGACAACGAAGAGGAGTTCAGCGTCTTCAATCGTCTCACTCCTTACTCTGCAACGTCCTATGACTCCTGGAAAGACCATACCTACTGA